From a single Arachis hypogaea cultivar Tifrunner chromosome 3, arahy.Tifrunner.gnm2.J5K5, whole genome shotgun sequence genomic region:
- the LOC112791482 gene encoding VQ motif-containing protein 4 gives MDSPRRYYTHHHHGSPNSSTSSNNSNALLQLPPTPPPLPPFQRNLGRSEPASSFPTTFIQADRNSFKHVVQMLTGRKDATPSGSKSCHQHHIPPMKTFPNKKQQQSGFKLYERRNNLKLNPLLPPAGRASSNNNINVINVISPRNHHHHHHHHHHHHELLSPSILDFPALVLSPVTPLNPDPFGRSSSPAAATPVLDREAEERAINEKGFYLHPSPAITPREAQPRLLPLFPTAASPSSP, from the coding sequence ATGGATTCTCCAAGAAGGTACTACACCCACCACCACCATGGCAGCCCTAACAGCAGCACAAGCAGCAACAACAGCAATGCCCTCCTCCAACTGCCGCCAACGCCACCCCCTCTGCCGCCATTTCAGAGGAACCTCGGGAGATCCGAACCGGCAAGTTCTTTCCCGACAACATTCATTCAGGCTGACCGTAATTCCTTCAAGCACGTTGTTCAGATGCTAACCGGTCGCAAGGACGCCACCCCCAGCGGAAGCAAGAGCTGCCACCAGCACCATATCCCTCCGATGAAGACATTTCCCAACAAGAAGCAGCAGCAATCGGGTTTCAAGCTCTACGAAAGGAGGAACAATCTCAAGCTGAATCCTCTGCTCCCCCCAGCTGGTCGAGCTTCATCCAATAACAACATTAACGTTATTAACGTTATTTCTCCTCggaatcatcatcaccatcatcaccaccaccatcatcatcatgaattgCTGTCACCGAGCATCCTCGATTTCCCTGCTCTGGTTCTTAGCCCTGTCACTCCACTCAATCCGGACCCGTTTGGTCGTTCCTCTTCCCCCGCCGCCGCCACTCCTGTTTTGGATAGGGAGGCTGAAGAGAGGGCCATAAACGAGAAAGGGTTTTACCTCCATCCTTCTCCGGCAATCACTCCTAGGGAGGCTCAACCCCGCCTCCTCCCTCTCTTCCCAACTGCAGCTTCTCCTTCATCGCCTTAG